ATGGACGGACCGGAGGCCGTCCAGGTGGCTGATCTGGAAACGGCGTTGGATGAAAAAATCGCCGATCTTAATCTGACTGCACTGGAGCGGCAGTCCGTCACCGACCTGGCGGCCCTGGTCAGAGCGAATATTCAGGCGCATATCTCCGGTATTGGTGAGGCCAGGCAAATGGTGATGATTCGTGCCGTGATAGAAATTGTACATGAATCGTCCGCTGCACGGCTGAATATGGCCAAGGCGGGGGTATGACAAACAGCTCAATAAACTGGGCCGATTATCTCCCGTTTTTCAAACCCTATGAATTTGAATGCAACTGCACCCATAAATGCGGGCTACAGAACATGACTAAAGAACACATGGACCTGCTTTTCAAAGCCAGGAAGATGGTGGATCATCGTGGAATCAAATTCGACATTATCAGTGGGTCCAGGTGTACTTATTGGAACAAGCATGAAG
Above is a window of Desulfotignum balticum DSM 7044 DNA encoding:
- a CDS encoding D-Ala-D-Ala carboxypeptidase family metallohydrolase, whose amino-acid sequence is MTNSSINWADYLPFFKPYEFECNCTHKCGLQNMTKEHMDLLFKARKMVDHRGIKFDIISGSRCTYWNKHEGGTFSSDHVTGEGSDIFVSGSRDRFLILKALIKVGFSRIGIGRTFLHAGSAARNDQEVCWLY